A stretch of DNA from Desmonostoc muscorum LEGE 12446:
TTTCAGGATGTTGATCGCCCAAGTTTACTTGATATTAGCCAGATTAATGAACTAATCAAAACCATGTGTTTGGCTTGGGCAGCAGGCAAGTGTGAATATCCCAATCATGCCGAATCTTTGTATCAAAAGCAGGTTGTTGATGCTGTTGGTAATGGTGCGGATGAATTAACGGCAATCAACGGATGGATGCAACAGTTGCAAGCTTCAAAAGCCGGAGCAGTGTAAATCAGAAGCCAGGATTCAGAATAATTCTGATTTTTGACTCCTGACTCCTGAATCCTGAATTCTTAACATCAGAGGAATTAGCCATGAAAGTCATCGTCACAGTAGTAGATAAAATCACCAGCGAAGCGCACCTAAATATTCCTGATGGACTCTCGGAGTCGGCAATCAAGCAGCACATTACAGACTTATACAACAGTGGTGAGATGCTGATTGATTTGAATATTGCTCAGGTGGATTTTGAATCTATCGGCGCTCGAATTGTCAAAGAACATTCTTCTACTAAATCTGCATAAAATTTGGGAAGTAATCAGATGCATACAAAATGGACTGATGAAGAAGTAGCAATCATTGAAGAAATGGCTTGTCTCTATACTGTCAAACAAATAGCATATCGGCTTAAAATCAGAGGATACACACGCTCAACATCAGCTATTCAAAACAAATTGCGCTTTTTAGGATACTCGGCACGTCCAATTCTTGATAACTACAACTGCTGCGAAATTGCCAGAGTTTTACAACTCAATTCAGCTACTGTTTGGAGTTGGGTAAAAAAGGGATGGATACGTACAACCAGACGGTCTGGCAGATATCACCAAATTAAAAGTAAAGACTTAAAACGATTTCTTCAAAACCCACCTGAACGTATTAAGAACCGCATTGCTGCCATTGATAAAGAGAAGATCGAGTACTTGGTCGGGAGATTGGGATGACACAGGAAATTATTCCCCAAGATACTCAAAAAGTCCTTGACCTCTGCTCTGGTATTGGCGGCTTCACCCTTGGTCATCTGATTAGCGGCGGTTTTGAAACTGTGGCATTTTGCGAGATTAATCAGTATTGCCAACAAGTTCTAAATCTACGCTTCCCACATATTCCAATTATTCCTGATATCCATGACATTACAGTTGAGTCTTTGGCAAGAGTCGGAGTTGGAGAAGTTGACGGTATTATCGCCGGACTCCCCTGCCCTCCCTTTAGCCTCGCCGGAAAACGTCTTGCATCGCAGGATGAACGCAATCTGTTCAGTGAGTTCTTTAGAATCCTTCGCCAAGTTCGACCAAGATGGGCAATTGTGGAAAACGTACCCGGATTGCTCACTGCTGAAGGCGGTCAATTTTTCCGCACCGTACTATGGCAGTTTGCCAAGATGGGGTTTGATGTGCAGTGGGGAGTGCTTTCGGCAAGCCAAGTGGGGGCCATCCACAAACGAGAACGAGTTTGGATTATTGCTACCAACTCCCAAAGCTCAAGACGGCATACATCCTGGAACCAGTACGAGAAAGAGCGGACAAACGCTGCATTTGTCGGCGGCGGTAATCATTGCAACTTCCACAGATCATCACAAAGTCACAACTCAGTTGAATACGGAGCCAGAGCGATCGCTCAACGTACATCTAGTAGAGGCGATGATGGGTTTTCCGCAAGGTTGGACAGATGTCTCCTTACCCACGCAGGACTTACAGATTGCCTTACTGCTGCCACAGTCCCCAGCTTCAGTCGGCTCAGTCGTAGAGAAATTGCAGCGCTTACGCTCTATTGCCAACAAGAATATCGCCAACTCTCTTGCGAATACCAAGCCATCAGAAGACAACACAAACAACAGTTGATCGCTCTGGGCAATGCCATTGTCCCCCAATGCGCTGCACTAATTTTTGAACGACTCAAAAGAATTTTATCCCAACAACAGAAAAACGCATGATTGAGTTAATTACTGCCCTTGAAACAAGCTGGTATCTCTCTCCACCCTGGGGTCAAACAATTCCACCTATTGAGGTCAATTTACTGGAGAGAGTATACCTCAGAACCACCAAAACATTCGGCTATTGTTGCAGTATTCAGTGGAAACATGAATGTTGGCTTTATTCAATTGATTGTCGTAATGAAATCCTTCACGCCACACAAAACCAAATCATCGGGACTGGAGAATTAGAAGCCATCAAGGTGCAAAAACCTGCTTTCGTTCTGGGGCAAAGAGTGATGCTCTGTTCTCACGATAAAGGAATAAAATATCGTCTCATTTTGGGGATTGTACTGGTGAATAATTCTTGGTTTTACCTTGTTGAATTAATGTCGCCAACGTTAATTAAGACACCAACTATATCGAATCGTTTCTCATTGGTTGGTGAGAAAAGTTTGGTGCGTGTGAATGCCTGAATCAATTATTTGTTCAATACCCAGGGAATGGAATCATGTTGACACATTTTTGGCACGACTCAGAAATTAATCAAATGCCTCAAGATGGGGAAATAGGTAAATATGCTGTACCTAAAGGCTATGTGAATGCAAGTCAGATGTGCAAAGCTAACGGGAAATTCTTAGCTGATTACACGAAGCTCAAGTCTACAAAGCAGTATTTGCAAGCACTTTCTAACGATATGAAGATCCTCATATCGTTATTGGTGATAGATATCCAGGGATATGGAAGTGAACAAAGCACTTGGATTCACCCAGAAATCGCCATTGATTTAGCTCGATGGGTTTCTGTCGAATTCCGCATCTGGGCTAACAGAACCTTAATGAGAGTGATGCTCTCAACCCAAGTAGAGCCAGTAAAACAGCAAGAATCATCACATACATTAGCCCCATCCCACGAAGCTGCACAGTTAGCGATAATGCTAGGCGAGTTTGCTGGACTAGAAAAATCTCTCACCGCTCAGTTAGCAGTTAATGCCGCCACTAAAGTTAACCCCGCACTTAAGCCAGCAGCAGATGAATTAAAAACTGCGATTGCTTCCACTAATACCGCAGAGGACGCATTTCTCAACCCAACACAAATCGGTGAGGTAGTTGGAATGTCTGCACGGGCTGTTAACCACTGCTTACTAAATTCTGGACTGCAATACAGAACTGATGATAAGAAAATTCCCTATCGTCCTACTGAATCAGGCAAGCAATGGGGGCGGATGGTTCCCGCAGTCGCCAAATCTTCAAACCAAACTGTTTTTCAACTGCGGTGGTTGCCCGAAATAGTAAAAGTCATCTCTCGATAATTCCCTACCTAACTCAACCTTTCGTTATGAACACTTTACGAAAAACCTTGGCAGAAAAATATGGTCTTGTTGCTTCTATCATGCACGACGATTATTTTTTTGTTCAACTACCAGAGAACGAAGATCATTCACTCAAGTTTTTAGAGAGCAATTTACCAGAATGTATTCGGATTGAGCTTGCAGAATGTTTTGCTGGTAGCGTTATTGCGGCTTGGGAAGTCCCGTTATTTTTACTCCCTCAAGTATTACAGCAAGCCCACGATTTTGTTGTTGAGTATTGGGAGCAAGTATCTCAAGAAACATGAAGTCTTCTCCATCAACCAAAACTAACAGCAATTCCTTCATTTACACATTCTTTAGTTTGGAGAAAAGTACCATGCAACAACTCAATTTATTTGCTGAATCTGCACCAGTTTTACCAGTCAGTTATTACCCCGATTTCTTAAGTCAGGAACTTGCAAACTCACTCTACCAACACTGCTTGAAATTGGAGTGGCAGCAGAATCAAATCAGGATCGCGGGTAAAACAATGCCTGTCCCTCGTCTTGAATGTATTTATGGTGATGCCGGATGCGATTACCTCTACTCCAACAGCGTGTTCTTAAAACCCCTGACTTGGACAGATGTTCTGGCTAACTTACGGGACAGTATCACTGCGTTGACACGTTACAAATTCCGTATCGTCATTGGCAACCAGTACCGCACGGGGACTGATTCTATCGGGTGGCATTCTGACAACGAACCATCGATGGGATTTAACCCCGCGATTGCATCAGTCAGCTTGGGGTCATGTCGCAAGTTTCAAATCAAACCTATCGGCGGCAGACCAACAGATTTCTGGCTGGAACACGGCAGCTTGCTTGTGATGCACCCTGGTTGTCAGTCCACACATCTGCATCAAGTTCCAAAGACCAATAAAGTCGTTAGCACGCGAATTAATTTGACCTTCCGACCACACACAGGAGGCGGGAAAAGATAACGCTGTAGCTGGCTATTGAGGATTCCATAGCCAGCACAAACTCTTCACTTCAAGTTGAATCGGCGGCATGGGCGCAATGCCGCTCCATTTTTCTGCGTCTATTTCTAGAGGAAACATGACTACAATTAGTTCAGAAAACCAGCATTTAACTGAATGGCTCAACAGTGGAGTTGACGAAGAAATCATTGCTCTGAATGTGCGATCGCTGTCTGGGACTTTACCCTACGAATACTTGCTCTACAGTCCCAAAATCTCCCGCCGCAATGATGGACGATTACGCGATCGCGATTTGAAAAAATACCAGCACATTGAACTAGGCGGCTGGTGGTGCAATGGCGTTGACCCCCTCAACAACTACGTGCTGATGATGTGGGGCTGCTTCAAACCCGACCATCCCCGAAGAGATCGCCAGAAAATTCACAAATTGATCAAGTACGAGCATCCATTCAGAGAAGAGACACGCGCTTTCTTCCTTCTAGTCCCGAATCGCATCTGGGTGAAAGTCTCTAATCGTAGCGGCATCCCCATTACCGAAGAGGACTTGCAACACCCTGGCGGTTTCTGGCATTGGGTTGTAAAGCATAATGTGCCAGTCACAATTGTAGAAGGTGTCAAGAAAGCGGGGGCATTATTGACTGCTGGTTATGCTGCGATCGCAATTCCGGGCGTTAACGCTGGATACCGCACCCCCCAGGATGAGTACGGTAACGCTATTGGTAAACCATTTCTGATTCCCGACTTGAAACATTTCGCAACACAGGGCAGACAGGTTAATATTTGCTTTGACCAGGATAATAAACCCGAAACTGTACAGCGAGTCAGAACAGCTATCAGTCGCATGGGAAGGCTGCTGGTAAATGAGGGCTGTTCGCTGCGAGTGATTGATTTACCGTTAGGGGCAGAGAAAGGGGTTGATGATTTTATTGTCGTCAAGGGTCAGCCAGCATTTGATGCACTTTACAACACTGCCGTTGCACTGGAGTTGTGGGAGATTAAGCTGTTCACTCTGCTGACATATCCTCCAGCGATCGCACTAAACCAAAGATTCTTGGGCCAGCTTCTCGTACCGGAAGGTGAAAAGCTGATTATCCTCAAGGCTCCCAAAGGCACTGGTAAAACCGAATGGCTGGCAACTGAGGTGGCGAAAGCACACGACCAAGAGAGACGGGTATTAATTATCACCCATCGCATCCAATTAGGCGAGGCGTTGTGTAATCGCTTCGGAGTTAACTATGTTACCGAAGTTCGCACGAATGAAACAGGCACATTATTAGGATACGGGGTGTGCGTTGATTCGCTGCATCAAGAGAGTCAAGCGCGATTCAATCCCAATGACTGGGCGAATGATGTGATTATTATTGATGAATGTGACCAAGTATTCTGGCATCTTCTCAACTCTGGTACTGAAGTGCAAAAGCGGCGTGTGTCCGTTCTCAAAAATCTCAAACAACTGGTACAGAATGTTTTGGGCAGCAGTCAGGGAAAGATTTATCTCTCAAGTGCCGATGTTTCCGACACAGATGTGAAGTATGTTTTATCGCTTGCTGGTGAATATCGGGTTAATCCCTTCGTAATCGTCAACAATTATCGGCACGTAGCCGGAAACTGTTACAACTACTCTGGCAACAACCCGAAGAATTTGATTGCGGCATTGGACAAGGCGATAGCCAAAGGGGGGCATCATTTACTATGTTGCTCTGCTCAAAAGGCTAAGTCTAAGTGGGGGACACAAGCATTGGAAGAACGGTTTCGCCGCAAGTTCCCTCACCTACGAATCCTGAGAATTGACAGCGAATCTGTTGCAGACCCCTCTCATCCGGCTTTTGGTTGTATCTCTCATCTCAACGAGATCCTCACTCAGTACGATTTGGTTATCGCCTCCCCAAGTCTTGAAACTGGAGTCAGCATCGACATTCGAGGACATTTTGATGGTGTTTGGGGAATTTTTCAGGGAGTGCAGCCGGTTAACTCCGTCCGTCAGATGTTGGCAAGGGTTAGAGAAACTGTTGACCGTCATGTTTGGGTCAGAGAGTGGGGGATGTCGGTTGTGGGCAATGGCTCTACATCCATAGGAGGATTGCTCAGAAGTCAACACGTTGCTACACAAGCTAACATTGCGCTATTGTCGGCGGCGGATAATGCGGATTTGAGCTATATTGACCAGAACTTCCAGCCCGAATCTTTGCAGACTTGGGGTAAGCGTGGTTCTGTCATTAACGTAGAAATGCGGCGTTATCGAGAGTCTGTGCTTGCGGGATTGGTCGAGGATGGTTACACCGTTATTGATGCCGACGATGCTGATGATGATGAAAGTGGGGCAGTAATTGAGTCGGTTAAAGCCGCGTCGGTTGAATTGTATGCTGCTGAATGTCAAGCGATCGCTAATTCTGATGAACTCTCTGGGGCTGAACTCAAGAAGCTGCAAGATAAAAGGGCGAAAACCAAAACTGAACGACACCAGCAGCGCAAGGCTGAATTGTCCCGTCGCTATGAAATTGATGTTACCCCTGAGCTTGTGGAGAAAGATGACGACGGCTGGTATCCTCAACTGCGGATGCACTACTATTTGACGCTGGGGCGAGAATTTCTGACCAACCGTGATGCGAAACGGGCAGCAGCACAGTTAGAGGCGGGAGAGAATTCGATTTGGAAACCGGATTTTAACAAGGGACAGCTATTACCTGCTGTACTGTTACTGGAAAATCTCAATCTGTTGCAGTTTCTTACACCAGACGTTCAGTTACGTGGTAGTGACGAGAAGATGCTGGAGTTTAAGGCACTGGCTGTTCAGCACAGGCACGTTATTAAGAATTACTTGAATGTCAGTATCTCGGAAAAACTGACCCCAGTAGCAATCGCTCAGAAGTTACTTGCCAAAATTGATTTGAAGTTGGACTACGTTGGTCGGTTGGGCAAGCGTGAAAATCGGGAGTGCGTTTATCAATTCGTTGCCCCTGATGATCAGCGTAATTCAATTTTCGGGCAGTGGTTAAATCGGGATGAACTGTTTCTTAGTGAGTCGGTGTCAGTCACGAACAATATAGAATTACAAACACCAGGTATTGACACGGAATCTCTTGACAATTCCCAAACATTTACCCAGGAAGATCCTGAAGTCCTTGGATGGAAGGGGTTACACCTAAAGCTGCGCCAAGGACTCGGCAGTGTTGGACACTTCTACCAACAGATGGTTTCCCAGATTGGTGAGGCTGTTGGCGTTGCTGATGGTGAGCCTTACTGGAATGCTTATCTGGGGCAGTGGCAGGTTTGGGTTAACAATGGATCGCGGGTGTACGTCTGTGGTGTGCGATTGGTTGGTGGCGGTGTAGTGAGAGAAAGCTTTGATAAAGAGTTGAGTAATTTATGCTTCAGATTTCGTCTTACTAGTTTTTTTAGAGACAGCAATTGCACCAACTCCAAACAATAGACCTACTAGGGAAGTAGGTTCTGGTACTGATGTAGATGAAGAACTCAGGGTAATATTGGCAGCAGAATCTTGATAAATGTATGTTCCTGCCCGTCCCACTTCACCCGTCAAGCTAATTTCAGAGCTTGAAGTTTTTTCTAAGGTATATCTTGGAGCATCAAAAGCAATGCCAAAATCAACTACTAAATTCCAATTCGACCCAGAACCAAGCTCAAAATCAACATCTGGGGTTAAGTTACCGCCATTAGTAGATCCTCTCTTCAAATTCAAGTTTAGATTGTTGACGGATAGCTCCCAATCGCTCAAAGTCCCGGACTCTGAGTAAACCACGAATCCAGAATATTCGCTCTTGAATGGCAAAGAGTTCGTAAGGAATGGGCTAGTAGCATCGACTAAGGTAAAATCACCTGAAAATTCTTGTCTAGTTAGAATCGCTCCCAGTACGGGAGTAGCATGAAATACGCTTGCAACTACCAAACCAATCACGGCGACGCTAACTTTGGGGAGTCGAACTTGATTCATGGATTGGTTATGCTATCTAAAATTGTTGAAGGTATGCTATCACATCCTTGGCAACTTAAGATACATTCGGTACATGAAAATTTTCTGCGATACCTGCGGTGTTCTCGAAGAATCGCTCAAGCCCAGAAATGGACAATACTATTAAAGAATTACTTTGTACACTAACAATTGATGAACGGTTGGGCGTGATGCTGGAGTTTGAGGATACTAGCCCAACTAACAAAAATGTTACTGTAGCGGGGCGTTCGCTTTTAGCGTCTCCAAGAGTTGCCCATTGCGTTAGCGCAGGGAGGCGCAGCCCATTGCAAATTGTGAATTGGTATAAGTGGCCCCTCCTTCTTTTGGCTATACCGAAACCCACATTTTGAGAGCAATGTTATACGAAAAAACCGCTGCTTAATGCACACTCAGATGCTTTGATCGAGAAAACTATTAAAAACTTCATTTAAGTCCGTGGTGTATAATCTTTAAGGTGTCTTTTTTCGCATTCCCTAAATAATGTGATAGTTATATTTTAAACTTTAAACTTACATACGTATTTCATGCCTCGAAAAACTACAGTCCCATCGCAATCAATTAAAGTAACTCCGCTGGCTCTGTCTCAATTACATATCCGCTTAGAGTTTTTAGAAAAAGAACATCAATCACTACTCAAACAGATTAAGAGAAAGCGCACAGAACTGAAGAACTTTGTTGAACAGATGCGTTCTTTTGGCACAGAATTTCTCAATAAAGCTACTCCCGGTTTCCGAAAAATGGCTGAGTTAGACCAGGAAATCCATGCTCTGTTTGAAGAGATTTTTACTACTAGAAAGTTCGGTAAACAAACTCTCAAAAATATACAAGCACTTTACCGTAACCTACAGGTAACTGGAGCCATCAGTCTAAAACCCAACAGCCAACAGTTAGATACATTAGACGAATCGTTTGACAATGAAGATTCCCAATCAGATTTTTCAAAGGAAACTAGTGAAGACCAGCATCAATATTGGCAAGGACAACAGTCTGTAGACTCTGCCTCTATAGTCAGAACAGATGACCAAAGAAAAATTCGTCAAACATTTCTGAAATTAGCTGAAATCTTTCACCCTGATAAAGCCAGAGACAGTGAAACACAGAAGTCTCACACAGAAATCATGAAAGAAATTAATAAAGCCTACCAAGAGGGGGATTTAGCAAGACTTCTTGAAATTGAACGAAGTCAACAACCCTTAGAAATTATTGACAATAATAACGAGGATGATTTAACCCGTAGATGCCGAACTCTAGAACAGCACAATCAAATCCTCCTGGCTCAATATGAAAAACTGAAACAGGAACTGCGTTTGACAAAAAATACTCCAGAAGGAACGATGGTTTGCGATTCTCGAAAAGCTGCTAAAAAAGGCATTGACGCTATGGCTGCGATCGTAGAAACAATGGAATCTCAAATTAACGTCGTTTCTGAGATTCGGGATTTTGTTAAGGATTTTAAAGAACAGAAAATCACTATTAAAGAATTTCTTGCTGGGCCAACACCTCTGCACTGCTTAGATGAAGAAACTATAGAAGATATTTTGGAGCAGATGTTGTCAGAATTAATGAGATAGTAGTTTTTGATGAAAAAGTTTTCGCTTTATTTGTGAATGCTCTGCTCAACTTAAAATAATTTTACAGAACTATTCAGATGGAATCCACGCAAGACAAATGGGCATTAGTCACAGGTGGGAACCGAGGGATTGGGTTTGCCATCGCTCAAGGTCTACTGGCAAAAGGTTACTCGATAATTCAAGTTACTGCCTATCAAAGCTGGCATTAAATGGTGCAACAATTATGCTGGCACAAGCTTTACAATCTTTTGGAATTGTTGTCAATTCCATTTGTCCGGGGTGGGTTAAAACAGATATGGGTGGGTCATCAGCACCGCGCACGCCAGCAGAAGGAGCCGACACTGCAATTTGGCTTGCTACTGATGCTCCACGCAATATAAACGGTAAATTTTTGCGAGATCGTAAAGTAATTTCTTTTTAGATGTTAATTGTCGTTATAGTTTTTTACCTTGAAAAAGCATACATTTATGGCTTGAAAAACCCCACCTCCTCTCGACATATTTAATAATGGATTTATTTGATCAGCATCTTGCAAAAATAACCGAAGAATCAGCCCCCCTAGCGGCTCGGATGCGTCCACGGACACTTGACGAATTTATTGGGTTTTGAGCATATTATCGGGCAAGGAAGGCTACTGCGGCGTGCTATTAGTTTGGATCAACTGTCTTCCTTAATCTTTTCTGGGCCACCAGGGACTGGCAAAACTACTTTGACCCGTGTTATTGCCAACAGCACCCGCGCTCACTTCATTGCTATCAATGCCGTACTTTCGGGAGTTAAAGAAATTCGAGCGGCAATTGAAATAGCCCAATAAAAGCGCAAGTTCCATAATCAACGAACTATTCTTTTTGTCGATGCTGCTATGTTAGTCTGTAATTTTTTTAATTTTCTATTTCACTAAACTGCCATCCCTTTAGACCTGATATTAGATAAACTTTTGTCAAGTTTAGTATTAGCTTTTTCAAAAAATTCAAAAACTTTATTGTTAAGTTGATTAATTTTTACCTGACCAGATTGAATATCAAGAACTACTTCCCCATTTTTCTGAGCAATGGTTAAATCTTTTTGCTCAGTGTTGAAAGAAATATCGTACACTTGACCCTGAACCTGAGTAGAACCATCTTCACTTATGTCACTCAAAACTGTACCAATTTTCTGAGCAATTTTAGTCAACCGGCGAATAGAATGCAATTCTTCCGTATCCAAATTCATAGCTGTCAACGCTTTTGATGACAACTGTTGAC
This window harbors:
- a CDS encoding J domain-containing protein; this translates as MPRKTTVPSQSIKVTPLALSQLHIRLEFLEKEHQSLLKQIKRKRTELKNFVEQMRSFGTEFLNKATPGFRKMAELDQEIHALFEEIFTTRKFGKQTLKNIQALYRNLQVTGAISLKPNSQQLDTLDESFDNEDSQSDFSKETSEDQHQYWQGQQSVDSASIVRTDDQRKIRQTFLKLAEIFHPDKARDSETQKSHTEIMKEINKAYQEGDLARLLEIERSQQPLEIIDNNNEDDLTRRCRTLEQHNQILLAQYEKLKQELRLTKNTPEGTMVCDSRKAAKKGIDAMAAIVETMESQINVVSEIRDFVKDFKEQKITIKEFLAGPTPLHCLDEETIEDILEQMLSELMR
- a CDS encoding plasmid replication protein, CyRepA1 family translates to MTTISSENQHLTEWLNSGVDEEIIALNVRSLSGTLPYEYLLYSPKISRRNDGRLRDRDLKKYQHIELGGWWCNGVDPLNNYVLMMWGCFKPDHPRRDRQKIHKLIKYEHPFREETRAFFLLVPNRIWVKVSNRSGIPITEEDLQHPGGFWHWVVKHNVPVTIVEGVKKAGALLTAGYAAIAIPGVNAGYRTPQDEYGNAIGKPFLIPDLKHFATQGRQVNICFDQDNKPETVQRVRTAISRMGRLLVNEGCSLRVIDLPLGAEKGVDDFIVVKGQPAFDALYNTAVALELWEIKLFTLLTYPPAIALNQRFLGQLLVPEGEKLIILKAPKGTGKTEWLATEVAKAHDQERRVLIITHRIQLGEALCNRFGVNYVTEVRTNETGTLLGYGVCVDSLHQESQARFNPNDWANDVIIIDECDQVFWHLLNSGTEVQKRRVSVLKNLKQLVQNVLGSSQGKIYLSSADVSDTDVKYVLSLAGEYRVNPFVIVNNYRHVAGNCYNYSGNNPKNLIAALDKAIAKGGHHLLCCSAQKAKSKWGTQALEERFRRKFPHLRILRIDSESVADPSHPAFGCISHLNEILTQYDLVIASPSLETGVSIDIRGHFDGVWGIFQGVQPVNSVRQMLARVRETVDRHVWVREWGMSVVGNGSTSIGGLLRSQHVATQANIALLSAADNADLSYIDQNFQPESLQTWGKRGSVINVEMRRYRESVLAGLVEDGYTVIDADDADDDESGAVIESVKAASVELYAAECQAIANSDELSGAELKKLQDKRAKTKTERHQQRKAELSRRYEIDVTPELVEKDDDGWYPQLRMHYYLTLGREFLTNRDAKRAAAQLEAGENSIWKPDFNKGQLLPAVLLLENLNLLQFLTPDVQLRGSDEKMLEFKALAVQHRHVIKNYLNVSISEKLTPVAIAQKLLAKIDLKLDYVGRLGKRENRECVYQFVAPDDQRNSIFGQWLNRDELFLSESVSVTNNIELQTPGIDTESLDNSQTFTQEDPEVLGWKGLHLKLRQGLGSVGHFYQQMVSQIGEAVGVADGEPYWNAYLGQWQVWVNNGSRVYVCGVRLVGGGVVRESFDKELSNLCFRFRLTSFFRDSNCTNSKQ
- a CDS encoding AAA family ATPase, which gives rise to MTNLLGFEHIIGQGRLLRRAISLDQLSSLIFSGPPGTGKTTLTRVIANSTRAHFIAINAVLSGVKEIRAAIEIAQ
- a CDS encoding PEP-CTERM sorting domain-containing protein produces the protein MNQVRLPKVSVAVIGLVVASVFHATPVLGAILTRQEFSGDFTLVDATSPFLTNSLPFKSEYSGFVVYSESGTLSDWELSVNNLNLNLKRGSTNGGNLTPDVDFELGSGSNWNLVVDFGIAFDAPRYTLEKTSSSEISLTGEVGRAGTYIYQDSAANITLSSSSTSVPEPTSLVGLLFGVGAIAVSKKTSKTKSEA
- a CDS encoding alpha-ketoglutarate-dependent dioxygenase AlkB family protein, producing the protein MQQLNLFAESAPVLPVSYYPDFLSQELANSLYQHCLKLEWQQNQIRIAGKTMPVPRLECIYGDAGCDYLYSNSVFLKPLTWTDVLANLRDSITALTRYKFRIVIGNQYRTGTDSIGWHSDNEPSMGFNPAIASVSLGSCRKFQIKPIGGRPTDFWLEHGSLLVMHPGCQSTHLHQVPKTNKVVSTRINLTFRPHTGGGKR
- a CDS encoding KilA-N domain-containing protein; protein product: MLTHFWHDSEINQMPQDGEIGKYAVPKGYVNASQMCKANGKFLADYTKLKSTKQYLQALSNDMKILISLLVIDIQGYGSEQSTWIHPEIAIDLARWVSVEFRIWANRTLMRVMLSTQVEPVKQQESSHTLAPSHEAAQLAIMLGEFAGLEKSLTAQLAVNAATKVNPALKPAADELKTAIASTNTAEDAFLNPTQIGEVVGMSARAVNHCLLNSGLQYRTDDKKIPYRPTESGKQWGRMVPAVAKSSNQTVFQLRWLPEIVKVISR
- a CDS encoding DUF1392 domain-containing protein; its protein translation is MIELITALETSWYLSPPWGQTIPPIEVNLLERVYLRTTKTFGYCCSIQWKHECWLYSIDCRNEILHATQNQIIGTGELEAIKVQKPAFVLGQRVMLCSHDKGIKYRLILGIVLVNNSWFYLVELMSPTLIKTPTISNRFSLVGEKSLVRVNA
- a CDS encoding DNA cytosine methyltransferase, with protein sequence MTQEIIPQDTQKVLDLCSGIGGFTLGHLISGGFETVAFCEINQYCQQVLNLRFPHIPIIPDIHDITVESLARVGVGEVDGIIAGLPCPPFSLAGKRLASQDERNLFSEFFRILRQVRPRWAIVENVPGLLTAEGGQFFRTVLWQFAKMGFDVQWGVLSASQVGAIHKRERVWIIATNSQSSRRHTSWNQYEKERTNAAFVGGGNHCNFHRSSQSHNSVEYGARAIAQRTSSRGDDGFSARLDRCLLTHAGLTDCLTAATVPSFSRLSRREIAALTLYCQQEYRQLSCEYQAIRRQHKQQLIALGNAIVPQCAALIFERLKRILSQQQKNA
- a CDS encoding SDR family NAD(P)-dependent oxidoreductase; translated protein: MESTQDKWALVTGGNRGIGFAIAQGLLAKGYSIIQVTAYQSWH